Below is a window of Mycobacterium sp. 050128 DNA.
TGCCGGCGTGGTCGGACCCCGGTCGCGTGCGTCCGAAGCGGCGTTCCCCGCACTAGCAGGAACCTGTTCGGAACCAGCTTCATCGGGAAATGCGCTGCGGCCAGGCTTAATCGTGGCAGAGATCGACGGCTCAACCGAGCACTGACCACCGTCGTCATCGTTCAGATGCGCACCCATGCCCCGGCCCGGGCCTACGTCGCCCGGCGCCGAGCAGAAGGCCGCACCATCAAGGAAATCATGTGCTCACTCAAGCGCTACATTGCCCGGCAGCTGTTCCGAACGCTCGCCGCAGCACATCCGATCCCAGCAACCCCTTGACACGCTATAGAAGCATCCCGGTTTACAAGACACCCGACACCTACCACAGGGCAGGAATCGAGCGGGCGGTCGAGCATGCCCAAATGATTTGCGGCGCTGGCTTTTACGCAGCAAAACCAGCTATCCGCGCTAACTCGTGGCGCCATGCCGTGCCAACGTTGAATGTCTGACCAAGATCGGGTAATTCCGCCAGATCTTTGTCGCTTAGGTCGACCAACGTGCCGCCTGCTGCCGTAATCTGCAGCGACAAACGGGAAATGGTGTCTACACTGATCGCCTGGAGAACCGCTTGCTCGACCGTCTTTGCAGCACTCGTCAGACCGTGACCTCGAAGGATCACGACGGGTCGGTCTGTCATGGCGGCCACCATCTCTTGCGCGAGTTGCTGATTCCGGATCAACACACCGCGCGGATATACCGGCACGCCGGCCGCCGCGAGCCTCATACCAGGGATGTCGAACGCCCCGATAATGGGCCGGACCGTCAGACCCGCAAGGTCAGCCGCCACTGTCGCAGGCGGATGCGCATGAACGACGGCATTGATATCGGAACGCGATCGCAGGACCTCGGTATGTAAAGGAAGCTCTTGCGGCGGGGCGTAGCCGCCGTCGAGTTCTCCGGGCGATCCCTCGATACCATCGAGGTCGACGAGGCGAATATCTTCGGCCGATGTGTAGGCAAGGCCCCGCTCCTGTGGACCTCGGCACCGGATAAGCAATCTGCGTGCGTCCACCCGCAGGCTGATATGACCCAGAATGCCATCCGCAAGGCCCCGCGCAGCCAGTACACGGCAAGCCAAGGTGATCAGATTACGTTGGGGATCGAAGGTCGAAGCACGGGCGGTCATCTAGCACTACCATTCTAATCGACGCGGATCATCCATAAGCCCCAAAAGGCGTTGTACCGCAGTGTAACTCGACATGATTCCAGACTGAATTTTGGGAGATATATTTCTACTCTGGCCTTCACGTGTGAACATCAGCTAAGCGCGGCTACGAACAGAATTGTGAGGGCTGCTCGGATATGCCTCCACGCAGTCAATGAGTTCGTTCAGCCTGGCAAGCAGTTGGTGCCGGTTTTGTGGCTTGATATCGGCGAAGAGCTCCTGCAAGAAGGCGTAATGACCGGGTAGAAAGTCGCTCAAGAACTGATCACCCTTCTTGGTTATAGCGACAACCACCGAACGCCGATCCCGGGAATTCACCTTGCGCTTGACGAAGCCCAACTTGGTCAGGCTGTCAACCACGCTTGTCAGGCTAGCTTGGCGTACGGAAATGGAGTCCGCCAGTGCGCCCATCGTCATGGGTTTTTCGGCACGGCGCAGGACGGTGAGGACGTTGAACTGACTGATCGAAAGGTCGACTGGTGCCAATTCCTCGACGGCGACACGATTGAGAGCCGTGACAGCACGGTAGAGCGCAAGCGGAAGAGCCAACGACGCGGCATCGTAATCCGGCCCCGCGTCGCGCGTCTTGGCTGCGACTTGTTCCGCCATCGTCAAATTCTCGCTAACCATGAGCTCCCTTCGCTGGATTGAAGTGGCCGAGGGGATCGCCCCGTGGCGTCATGCTGGCAGATGCTTGAAGACATGCCGGTAGGAGCCTAAATAGGAATGCTAGGCCAGTGAAATTCCGCCTCACAAGAAATCTGCATAGGCGGCTGAACGCCGGGCCTTGCATCAAGGTGGAAGCGTAGGTGCCATCGAGCGCAGACGCCGCAGAAGTTCTACGCTCTCGGGGTAGGCACGGTCCCGAAAATCGGTCGCGCCAACGGCCCGGAAGAAGTCCACCACGACCGCGAGCGAGCGGCTACTGATACCCGTGGCGGTCACCATCTTTTCCGCCAGCACCGAATCTTTCTCGATCGTGCTAGCGGGCGCGTGGTCACGAATAACC
It encodes the following:
- a CDS encoding class II aldolase/adducin family protein, yielding MTARASTFDPQRNLITLACRVLAARGLADGILGHISLRVDARRLLIRCRGPQERGLAYTSAEDIRLVDLDGIEGSPGELDGGYAPPQELPLHTEVLRSRSDINAVVHAHPPATVAADLAGLTVRPIIGAFDIPGMRLAAAGVPVYPRGVLIRNQQLAQEMVAAMTDRPVVILRGHGLTSAAKTVEQAVLQAISVDTISRLSLQITAAGGTLVDLSDKDLAELPDLGQTFNVGTAWRHELARIAGFAA
- a CDS encoding MarR family winged helix-turn-helix transcriptional regulator, with the protein product MAEQVAAKTRDAGPDYDAASLALPLALYRAVTALNRVAVEELAPVDLSISQFNVLTVLRRAEKPMTMGALADSISVRQASLTSVVDSLTKLGFVKRKVNSRDRRSVVVAITKKGDQFLSDFLPGHYAFLQELFADIKPQNRHQLLARLNELIDCVEAYPSSPHNSVRSRA